A section of the Microcoleus sp. FACHB-68 genome encodes:
- a CDS encoding Calx-beta domain-containing protein — translation MAEIIGSSNNDFIDASGINALLGLEGDDTILGAKGDDSVSGGQGDDLVASDQGNDTVLGDEGDDQLFGGQGDDQLFGNIGNDDIFGNEGNDSIDGGLGNDTGRGGIGNDLVAGGQGDDQLFGDPGDDLVRGGSGSDALSGGEGNDRLEGEEDDDRLLGDEGNDVLVGGAGNDSLRGGVGGDTLDGADGNDFLLGDLDTPQPVIELDTQVPLPGLENFLSNDLAQDVIVGGAGNDTAVGSNGNDDIFGNLGDDQLFGNQGADDMYAGQGNDSMRGGQDNDQMYGDQGNDVMLGDIGNDLVAGGDGNDSLYGNQGNDVVYGNEGNDSAYGGQGNDSLQGGKGNDQLFGEVGDDNLAGELGSDTLTGGQGRDIFGISKESGGATVTIADFVTDFEDTTDFIELASGLAFTDLNIFQGTDVNAANTVIQDKLTGQFLLVLNNVNVAAITQEDFVPAPPAPPGQVAPPALGTLQFSAAAYQYNENGTPISVAVTVTRTGGSDGEASAQITLAGGTATPGEDYDNATPTEVTFADGAETATVIIPITPDTTPNEEDETVTLTLGNAVGANIGAQNTATLTIVDDDKPGVLEFTAPTFTINEDGTTSAAITVKRTLGSAGEVTATVTLADGTAIGGVDYTNTPITVRFFDGQTAEQTVTIAITQDVLVEGNETLTATLGTPTGGATIGTQATAAVNIADDDVPTVSIVATGDATAAEQGQTTGGFTITNSGATAVVVNYTVAGTAATDNSDYTVTSSNPADLVGQITVAGNSTATLTVTPIDDVLLEGTETVDVSLTASTGYNVDATKNTASVSIIDNDVPIVEIVAANPNAREGADQGLYTVSRRDGAGNPITTGNLTVNYTSGGSAKVNNDYDALTGTIVIPEGQSTANITLNPVDDATVELTESVKLTLSNSTTYSVGPLKDATVNIKDNETPTMVIFASDDRAEEADLSTGSFLIQRLGDLSGSLTVNYAVAGTSSATPGIDYVQLGNTVTFAPEQRDAFVTVTALNDIGSEPEPPYDELQVDLVEGAGYSLGFPESNTVYIVNNGGL, via the coding sequence ATGGCAGAGATCATCGGCTCATCAAATAATGACTTTATAGACGCCTCAGGTATTAATGCCCTACTAGGTCTGGAGGGAGACGACACGATCCTTGGTGCTAAAGGAGATGACAGTGTCAGTGGGGGCCAAGGAGACGACCTCGTTGCCAGTGACCAAGGCAACGATACCGTGCTCGGCGATGAAGGCGATGACCAACTATTTGGGGGGCAAGGCGATGACCAACTATTTGGCAATATCGGAAATGACGATATTTTTGGCAACGAAGGGAACGACTCTATAGACGGCGGTCTGGGCAATGATACAGGCCGGGGCGGCATCGGCAATGACTTAGTTGCAGGTGGGCAGGGTGATGATCAACTTTTTGGCGATCCAGGCGACGACTTGGTAAGAGGCGGCAGTGGCAGCGATGCCCTTTCTGGCGGCGAGGGAAATGACCGGCTAGAGGGAGAAGAAGACGACGACAGACTGCTGGGCGACGAAGGCAATGACGTGCTTGTGGGGGGTGCCGGTAATGACTCACTCAGGGGGGGTGTTGGCGGCGATACCCTTGATGGCGCTGATGGCAATGATTTTTTACTAGGGGACTTAGACACTCCTCAACCCGTAATCGAACTTGATACACAGGTTCCTTTACCTGGGCTGGAAAACTTTTTGAGCAACGATCTGGCTCAGGATGTGATCGTCGGCGGGGCCGGCAATGATACCGCAGTCGGCAGCAATGGGAATGACGATATCTTTGGCAACTTGGGCGACGATCAGTTGTTTGGCAACCAAGGAGCTGATGATATGTATGCCGGCCAAGGCAACGATTCAATGCGAGGTGGCCAAGACAACGACCAAATGTATGGCGACCAAGGCAACGATGTCATGTTAGGTGATATCGGCAACGACCTAGTCGCTGGGGGAGATGGTAATGATTCTCTCTATGGCAACCAAGGCAACGACGTTGTCTATGGCAACGAAGGCAACGATAGCGCCTATGGTGGTCAGGGTAACGATAGTTTACAGGGCGGTAAAGGCAACGATCAGTTATTTGGCGAGGTTGGAGATGACAACCTCGCCGGTGAATTGGGAAGCGACACTTTAACTGGCGGACAGGGACGCGATATTTTTGGCATTTCTAAAGAAAGTGGAGGCGCAACCGTCACCATTGCAGATTTCGTAACAGACTTTGAAGACACCACTGATTTTATTGAGCTGGCTTCTGGTCTGGCGTTTACCGATCTCAATATCTTTCAAGGCACAGACGTAAACGCAGCGAACACCGTCATTCAAGATAAGCTGACGGGCCAGTTTTTGCTCGTCCTCAACAATGTGAACGTCGCCGCCATCACTCAAGAGGATTTCGTGCCGGCACCTCCCGCACCCCCTGGCCAAGTTGCGCCGCCGGCCCTTGGCACCCTACAGTTTAGTGCGGCAGCCTACCAATACAATGAAAATGGGACACCGATCAGCGTCGCAGTTACCGTCACCCGCACCGGCGGGAGTGATGGGGAAGCTAGCGCACAGATCACACTAGCCGGCGGCACAGCCACACCGGGCGAAGATTACGATAATGCTACACCCACTGAAGTTACTTTCGCCGATGGCGCAGAAACAGCGACAGTAATAATTCCGATTACCCCTGATACTACTCCCAACGAGGAGGATGAAACGGTGACTTTAACGTTAGGGAATGCTGTTGGGGCAAACATCGGTGCTCAAAATACCGCCACTTTGACGATTGTTGACGATGATAAGCCTGGTGTTCTCGAATTTACTGCGCCAACCTTCACGATCAACGAAGACGGCACCACCTCAGCCGCGATCACGGTGAAACGTACCCTCGGTAGTGCGGGAGAGGTAACCGCCACCGTAACCCTGGCAGATGGCACAGCCATCGGCGGTGTAGATTACACCAACACTCCCATCACTGTCAGATTCTTTGACGGGCAAACGGCTGAGCAAACCGTGACCATTGCGATTACGCAGGACGTGCTGGTTGAGGGCAATGAGACCCTGACTGCGACATTAGGCACCCCCACAGGCGGTGCGACGATTGGCACCCAGGCTACGGCTGCTGTAAATATTGCCGACGATGACGTTCCCACTGTCTCGATTGTGGCCACTGGCGACGCAACGGCAGCAGAACAGGGCCAAACGACGGGCGGATTTACCATTACCAATAGTGGCGCAACCGCTGTCGTGGTGAATTACACCGTTGCCGGCACAGCCGCCACCGATAACTCAGATTACACCGTCACCTCTTCCAACCCCGCCGATCTGGTCGGTCAAATTACTGTTGCGGGAAATAGCACGGCAACCCTGACGGTAACGCCGATTGATGATGTGCTATTAGAAGGCACTGAGACGGTGGATGTGTCGCTGACTGCTTCTACCGGCTACAACGTCGATGCCACGAAAAATACAGCCTCGGTGTCAATTATTGACAATGACGTTCCCATTGTTGAGATCGTTGCCGCTAACCCCAATGCCAGGGAAGGGGCAGATCAGGGTCTCTACACAGTCAGCCGCCGGGACGGTGCCGGAAATCCTATCACCACCGGCAATCTTACAGTTAATTACACGAGCGGCGGCTCAGCGAAGGTGAACAATGATTATGACGCCTTGACGGGTACGATTGTCATCCCAGAGGGTCAGTCCACTGCCAACATTACCTTAAATCCCGTTGATGATGCGACTGTGGAGCTAACTGAGTCGGTCAAGCTGACTTTATCCAATTCTACGACCTATAGTGTTGGGCCTTTAAAAGATGCCACTGTCAACATTAAGGACAACGAAACTCCGACGATGGTCATCTTCGCATCTGATGATCGGGCTGAAGAAGCTGACCTAAGCACCGGCTCATTCCTCATCCAGCGTCTGGGTGATCTCAGTGGCTCCCTAACGGTAAATTATGCGGTTGCCGGCACCAGTAGCGCCACCCCGGGTATTGACTACGTCCAATTAGGCAATACTGTGACGTTCGCACCTGAACAGCGCGATGCCTTTGTGACGGTAACAGCGTTGAATGACATCGGCAGCGAACCGGAACCCCCCTATGACGAATTGCAGGTGGATTTAGTAGAAGGCGCTGGATACAGCTTAGGCTTCCCAGAGAGCAACACAGTCTATATCGTTAACAACGGTGGCCTGTAA
- a CDS encoding Hpt domain-containing protein: MRNTAVDAGKQQQILGYFLEEAKEHLETLEKGFLELQATVTDQERVNELFRAAHSVKGGAAMLGFNSIQQISHRLEDCLKILKENQVKVDPKIEALFLKGYDALKDLLERLQGPFGLREEEGDRVVQETEPAFTQLQDYLNSRIAGGASDEAGTDASVFGDQVVSVLKQMLQLFKQKETPASRQQLQKLCAGLAKMDAGAETWLKLVKTAHKAISHPQHSYAILAPFVIKELKQASDLVVVGKAEKIAPSYSLQQLAAGAPAAGLKQVVVVVEPKAAAKTLIQAFSKEQLVQLVQLLHKATK, encoded by the coding sequence TTGAGGAACACAGCCGTGGATGCCGGGAAGCAGCAACAGATTTTAGGTTATTTCCTAGAGGAGGCCAAAGAGCACCTCGAAACCTTAGAAAAAGGATTCTTAGAGCTGCAAGCTACTGTAACAGACCAAGAACGGGTTAACGAATTGTTTCGAGCCGCCCATTCTGTTAAAGGAGGCGCTGCAATGCTGGGTTTCAACAGCATTCAGCAAATTTCTCACAGGCTAGAGGATTGTTTGAAAATCCTTAAAGAGAATCAAGTTAAGGTCGATCCAAAGATAGAAGCTCTATTTTTAAAGGGGTATGACGCCCTCAAAGACTTGCTCGAACGTCTCCAAGGACCATTTGGCTTGCGGGAGGAAGAAGGAGATCGCGTGGTTCAAGAAACCGAACCGGCTTTTACTCAACTTCAAGATTATTTGAACAGCCGGATCGCTGGAGGCGCGTCCGATGAAGCGGGTACAGACGCGAGTGTTTTTGGTGATCAAGTGGTGAGTGTTCTTAAACAGATGTTACAACTGTTTAAACAAAAAGAAACGCCAGCCAGTCGCCAGCAGTTACAGAAATTGTGTGCCGGCTTAGCAAAGATGGATGCCGGTGCGGAAACTTGGCTCAAACTTGTTAAAACTGCTCATAAAGCAATTTCTCATCCACAGCATTCTTATGCGATCTTGGCTCCTTTTGTGATTAAAGAACTCAAGCAAGCCAGTGATTTAGTCGTCGTTGGTAAAGCCGAGAAAATTGCACCCAGTTACAGTTTGCAGCAACTAGCAGCCGGTGCACCGGCTGCCGGTTTAAAGCAAGTCGTTGTGGTTGTAGAACCCAAGGCAGCAGCAAAAACGCTGATCCAAGCCTTTAGTAAAGAGCAGCTGGTGCAGTTGGTGCAGTTACTTCATAAAGCCACGAAGTAA
- the rpsD gene encoding 30S ribosomal protein S4: MSRYRGPRLRIVRRLGDLPGLTRKQPKRAYPPGQHGQNRKKRSEYAIRLEEKQKLRFNYGLTERQLLRYVRKARRVTGSTGQVILQLLEMRLDNTVFRLGMAPTIPAARQLVNHGHITVNGRGVNIASYQCRPGEIIAVKDKEASRKIVEANLANPGLAHTPSHLEFDKNTLVGKVNGVVEREWVALQVNELLVVEYYSRKA, translated from the coding sequence ATGTCGCGATACAGAGGCCCGCGCCTCAGAATTGTACGTCGTCTGGGCGACCTGCCAGGGCTTACTCGCAAACAGCCGAAACGAGCCTACCCACCGGGCCAACATGGCCAAAACCGCAAAAAACGGTCTGAGTATGCTATCCGCCTTGAGGAAAAGCAAAAGCTCCGTTTCAATTATGGTCTCACGGAACGGCAACTGCTGCGCTATGTCCGCAAAGCCCGCCGAGTCACCGGCTCCACCGGCCAGGTCATCCTGCAGTTGTTGGAGATGCGTCTCGATAACACCGTCTTCCGCTTGGGCATGGCTCCCACCATTCCAGCCGCCCGTCAGCTGGTAAATCACGGCCACATTACCGTCAACGGTCGTGGAGTCAATATTGCCAGCTATCAGTGCAGGCCGGGAGAAATCATTGCGGTTAAAGACAAAGAAGCTTCCCGCAAGATAGTTGAAGCCAACTTGGCCAACCCAGGCTTGGCCCACACGCCCAGCCATTTGGAGTTTGACAAAAACACCTTGGTTGGTAAGGTCAACGGCGTTGTTGAGCGCGAATGGGTGGCTCTACAAGTTAACGAACTGCTTGTGGTTGAATACTATTCCCGCAAAGCTTAG
- the moaA gene encoding GTP 3',8-cyclase MoaA, which produces MNQVDYLRISLIDRCNFNCQYCMPEGAEIDYILKQNLLSNEELLTLIREIFIPVGFRRFRLTGGEPLLRPNVVQLVGQIAQLSETEDLAMTTNGFLLADLAEDLYQAGLRRINISLDSLEPATFDRIAGKAGRSRWPQVWAGIQAAHRVGFDPLKLNVVVIPGVNDGEVLDLAALTIERRWHVRFIEFMPIGNGDLFDGRGWVPSAQLRQQISDRWGLVESRVTGAGPADVFQIPGAKGTLGFISQMSECFCDRCNRMRLSADGWLRPCLLNETGQIDLKTALRSRVPLAELREKVRQLLGLKPEINFKQRESGTAAGIYTRTMSQIGG; this is translated from the coding sequence ATGAATCAGGTAGATTATCTTCGCATCAGTCTGATTGATCGGTGCAATTTCAACTGCCAATACTGTATGCCAGAGGGCGCAGAAATTGACTACATCCTGAAGCAGAATTTGCTAAGCAATGAAGAACTGCTGACGCTAATTCGAGAAATCTTTATACCAGTTGGATTTCGTCGGTTTCGTCTCACTGGGGGAGAACCGCTGCTGCGTCCGAATGTGGTGCAATTGGTAGGCCAGATTGCCCAGTTGTCAGAAACCGAAGACTTGGCGATGACGACGAATGGATTTTTATTAGCCGATCTGGCTGAAGATTTGTATCAGGCCGGCCTGCGGCGAATTAATATCAGTTTAGACTCGCTGGAACCGGCAACCTTTGACCGAATTGCCGGTAAAGCAGGTCGAAGCCGGTGGCCACAAGTTTGGGCGGGAATTCAGGCAGCTCATCGGGTGGGGTTTGACCCACTCAAGCTGAATGTCGTGGTAATTCCGGGCGTAAATGATGGGGAAGTTTTAGATTTAGCCGCGCTTACCATTGAACGCCGGTGGCACGTCCGATTTATTGAGTTTATGCCAATTGGCAACGGCGATTTATTTGATGGTCGCGGGTGGGTGCCATCAGCGCAGTTGCGGCAGCAAATTAGTGATCGCTGGGGATTGGTCGAATCGCGAGTCACAGGTGCTGGGCCGGCTGACGTATTCCAAATTCCTGGTGCCAAAGGCACACTAGGATTTATCAGTCAAATGTCAGAATGTTTTTGTGATCGGTGCAACCGGATGCGCCTCTCAGCAGACGGCTGGTTGCGACCGTGCTTGTTAAATGAAACTGGCCAGATCGACTTGAAAACGGCTCTGCGAAGCCGAGTTCCCTTAGCTGAGTTGAGGGAGAAGGTGCGCCAGTTACTCGGTCTCAAACCAGAGATTAACTTTAAACAGCGCGAGTCAGGCACGGCTGCCGGCATCTATACGCGCACCATGTCACAGATAGGAGGTTAG
- a CDS encoding bifunctional diguanylate cyclase/phosphodiesterase encodes MIPTTMPKSQTDELATSPAKTHGFEPWLEEALEEITRLAAQVCDAPIALISLENGYQHCFKLKENLELPAIPAPHASSDIAFYAKIPLIDAQGSKIGTLSVIDFLPHNLAEPQRKALQALSHKAVILLWRHQYPTDLPGELAQFAHKSASDTIKHGVDMAAEAVFWITSDGRCVYASEAACRQIGYSREALLKLSIWDINPDLSATNWAQHWHTLKQTGSFTLKSCQLHKNGQNVPVKFTGYYLELEGKQYCCAIAQPLAESTETKASLPAVEGVVNLTCAELESQLIALKTQLNQANEQLQKEIEERKKVEKALQEREERVQALLNAPAESALLIDPQGIILATSEIAAQRLGVSPKEITGKCIYELQSAELAQQKKVQIEQVIRTSKPVRFEEDYAEICLENVIFPVFDDQGDVTRLAIFAWKISKPKQNIEIKDFTSILEYRPLLEQINEGLLIAGKDGTIEFVNQHFCEMLGYKAEELLGRSEDDLAMGEAGYCLLQEKRQQCSTGTYEDYEIELRTKSGETIWVLVSGTPVFDGYHCLSGSMKIHTDITKRKQAEAALQASEELHRITLSNITEAVFITDDAGKITFIGPNAQVLFGYSVAEIHALGKISKLLGENIFDWDQLKTTGEVQNIERQVRNKVGKRRTMLVNVKRVSIQEGTILYSCRDITDRRKAEEALYEERESFRLLLESVKDYAIFMLDPLGQVVSWNPGAEGITGYLASEIVGKHFSCFYTSEEIQEEKPWKVLKQAALAGRLEEEGWRVRQDGSQFWADVIITVSRDKFGYLRGFSVVTRDITERKRAQEQLWHAAFHDPLTGLPNRALFTKCLWNAVEVAKQRSDYRFAVLFLDWDRFKLINDSLGHSIGDQLLVAFAHRLQTCLRPGDTVARLGGDEFAILLDSIHDAGDADAVAEQIHASLKSPFHVNGHEVFTTVSIGIALSKSEVQEIAAGNASAFTLHSYSRPEDLLRDADTAMYRAKSLGRARHEVFNAAMHANALERLHLETDLRRAILGKDEAATIKNGEKILNSPVSSLNTSFLLHYQPIVSLKTGKLLGFEALLRWQHPTRGFISPTEFIPIAEDTGLIVPLGQWVLREACLQMAEWQKQFNTQELSVNVNLSSKQLTAPCLIEQIDAVLLESGLDATSLKLEITESLLMENAAAAAEALDQLKARNIQLCIDDFGTGYSSLSYLQSLPVSTLKIDRSFVSRLDTQDENSEIVKAIVVLANNLGMDVVAEGIETEQQLLQLKGLQCDSGQGYLFSKPLDTKKAEALITSEPQW; translated from the coding sequence ATGATTCCAACAACAATGCCGAAAAGTCAAACAGATGAGCTTGCTACTTCGCCTGCCAAAACACATGGATTTGAACCTTGGCTTGAAGAGGCATTGGAAGAGATTACCCGCCTAGCCGCACAGGTGTGCGACGCACCCATTGCCCTAATCTCCCTTGAAAACGGCTACCAGCATTGCTTTAAATTAAAAGAAAACTTGGAGTTGCCGGCAATTCCTGCTCCCCACGCTTCCAGCGATATCGCCTTTTATGCGAAAATCCCCCTCATTGATGCACAAGGTTCTAAAATCGGCACCTTATCCGTGATAGACTTTTTGCCTCACAATCTGGCAGAACCGCAAAGGAAAGCCCTGCAAGCCTTAAGCCACAAGGCTGTTATTCTCCTCTGGCGGCACCAGTACCCAACCGACTTACCTGGTGAACTTGCCCAATTCGCGCACAAGTCGGCATCTGACACAATAAAACATGGCGTTGATATGGCAGCCGAAGCAGTCTTCTGGATCACCTCAGATGGGCGATGCGTCTATGCCAGTGAAGCCGCCTGCCGGCAAATAGGCTATTCCCGCGAAGCACTGCTTAAGTTGAGTATTTGGGATATCAACCCTGATCTGAGTGCCACAAATTGGGCACAGCACTGGCACACCCTAAAACAAACCGGCTCCTTCACTTTAAAATCGTGTCAGCTCCACAAAAACGGTCAAAATGTGCCGGTGAAATTCACAGGATATTATCTCGAATTAGAGGGCAAGCAATACTGTTGCGCCATTGCCCAGCCGCTTGCTGAGTCCACTGAAACCAAGGCTTCTCTTCCGGCTGTTGAAGGGGTAGTAAATTTAACGTGTGCCGAGTTGGAAAGTCAATTGATCGCCCTCAAGACTCAATTAAACCAGGCAAACGAGCAATTACAAAAAGAGATTGAGGAGCGGAAAAAGGTTGAAAAAGCTCTACAAGAGAGAGAAGAAAGGGTGCAGGCGCTTCTGAATGCGCCGGCAGAGTCAGCCTTGTTGATTGATCCCCAAGGAATTATTCTCGCTACGAGCGAAATCGCTGCCCAAAGATTAGGCGTATCCCCTAAAGAAATCACCGGCAAGTGTATTTACGAGCTACAATCTGCCGAACTTGCTCAACAAAAAAAAGTACAAATTGAGCAAGTCATTCGCACATCAAAGCCTGTGCGATTTGAAGAAGACTATGCAGAAATTTGCCTAGAAAATGTGATATTTCCAGTCTTTGATGATCAGGGCGATGTAACAAGACTGGCTATTTTTGCTTGGAAAATAAGCAAGCCAAAACAAAATATTGAAATAAAAGATTTTACTTCTATCTTGGAATATCGCCCGCTACTTGAGCAGATTAACGAAGGTTTATTAATTGCCGGCAAAGACGGCACCATCGAATTTGTGAATCAGCACTTTTGTGAAATGCTGGGCTACAAAGCAGAGGAATTGCTAGGGCGCTCGGAAGATGACTTAGCAATGGGAGAAGCCGGCTATTGCTTGTTGCAAGAAAAAAGACAGCAATGCAGCACCGGCACTTACGAAGATTATGAAATCGAACTGCGGACAAAGTCGGGAGAAACAATTTGGGTGTTAGTTAGTGGGACGCCGGTGTTTGATGGATATCACTGCCTGAGCGGTTCGATGAAAATTCACACAGACATCACCAAGCGCAAACAAGCCGAAGCAGCACTGCAAGCCTCGGAAGAGTTACATCGAATCACTCTATCTAACATTACAGAAGCAGTTTTTATCACCGATGACGCCGGCAAAATAACATTTATCGGACCCAACGCCCAAGTTTTGTTCGGATATTCAGTCGCCGAAATTCATGCCTTAGGCAAGATTTCCAAGCTGCTAGGAGAAAATATTTTTGACTGGGATCAGCTGAAAACAACCGGAGAAGTTCAAAATATCGAGCGCCAGGTAAGGAACAAAGTCGGTAAGCGTCGCACCATGCTCGTGAACGTCAAGCGCGTCTCCATCCAAGAGGGAACCATTCTTTATAGCTGCCGGGACATTACAGATCGCAGAAAGGCAGAGGAAGCGCTGTATGAAGAGAGAGAGAGCTTCCGCCTTTTACTAGAAAGCGTCAAAGACTACGCCATTTTCATGCTAGATCCCCTCGGTCAGGTGGTTAGTTGGAATCCAGGTGCGGAAGGCATCACCGGCTATTTAGCCTCTGAGATTGTGGGAAAGCATTTTTCTTGCTTTTACACCAGCGAAGAAATTCAGGAAGAAAAACCTTGGAAAGTCCTGAAACAAGCTGCTCTGGCAGGCCGGCTCGAAGAAGAAGGCTGGCGCGTGCGGCAAGACGGTTCGCAATTTTGGGCTGATGTGATCATTACCGTCTCCCGCGATAAATTTGGTTATCTGCGGGGTTTTTCAGTCGTCACCCGCGATATAACAGAGCGCAAGCGGGCGCAAGAGCAATTATGGCACGCAGCGTTTCATGATCCCCTCACCGGCTTACCAAACCGCGCTTTGTTCACTAAATGCTTGTGGAATGCCGTCGAAGTCGCCAAACAGCGCTCTGATTACAGATTTGCCGTGCTGTTTCTAGATTGGGATCGCTTCAAGCTGATTAATGATAGCCTTGGGCACAGTATAGGGGATCAGCTGCTCGTCGCTTTTGCCCACCGGCTGCAAACCTGTCTGCGTCCTGGTGATACCGTCGCGCGTCTGGGAGGGGATGAATTTGCCATCCTCCTCGACAGTATCCACGATGCCGGTGATGCCGACGCTGTAGCAGAGCAGATCCACGCTTCCTTAAAGTCACCTTTTCACGTCAATGGACATGAAGTGTTTACAACAGTCAGCATTGGCATTGCCTTGAGTAAAAGTGAAGTCCAAGAAATTGCTGCTGGAAACGCTTCCGCCTTCACCCTTCACTCTTATAGCCGGCCTGAAGACCTCCTGCGCGATGCTGACACCGCCATGTATCGCGCCAAAAGCTTAGGAAGAGCGCGTCATGAAGTTTTCAACGCCGCCATGCACGCCAACGCATTAGAACGCCTGCACTTAGAAACAGACTTGCGGCGAGCCATCTTAGGAAAAGATGAAGCAGCAACGATAAAAAATGGGGAAAAAATTCTTAATTCTCCTGTCTCTAGTCTCAATACTTCATTCCTGCTTCACTATCAACCGATTGTGTCCCTCAAGACGGGTAAACTCTTAGGTTTCGAGGCACTTCTTCGTTGGCAGCACCCCACACGAGGCTTCATTTCACCAACCGAATTCATTCCCATTGCCGAAGATACCGGCTTGATTGTTCCTCTCGGACAGTGGGTTTTGCGCGAAGCTTGTTTGCAGATGGCCGAATGGCAAAAACAGTTCAACACTCAAGAACTGTCCGTGAATGTGAATCTATCTAGCAAACAACTCACAGCACCGTGTTTAATCGAGCAAATTGATGCAGTTCTCCTCGAAAGTGGGCTAGATGCGACGAGCTTAAAGCTGGAAATTACGGAAAGTTTGCTAATGGAGAATGCCGCAGCCGCAGCGGAAGCGCTCGACCAACTTAA